One genomic segment of Stigmatopora argus isolate UIUO_Sarg chromosome 1, RoL_Sarg_1.0, whole genome shotgun sequence includes these proteins:
- the chrm4a gene encoding muscarinic acetylcholine receptor M4, which produces MSNIGDGVGGLVPLWNFNGSSVNQSGDPSANESCNLSANDSLFCSPEDNGAGTGSPYKAVEMFFIALVTGSLSLVTVTGNILVMLSIKVNRHLQTVNNYFLFSLACADLIIGIFSMNLYTVYIIVGHWPLGPVVCDLWLALDYVVSNASVMNLLIISFDRYFCVTKPLTYPARRTTKMAGLMIAAAWILSFILWAPAILFWQFIVGQRTVPPGECYIQFLSNPVATFGTAIAAFYLPVIIMTVLYIHISLASRSRVSKQKPDKKEKKGSKAPGLTKSHMLKQNNNNEPSPRTSPRLTPKRSLDSTATVEEAVKNGRVGATKADGQQTPAQPSPGLTTQEEKESSNDSSTAFIPPTEPKASKDVIPEVPTNSNPVTASLTDPSTSKINSTSRWSKIKIVTKQAGDECITAIEIVPPLEGAERHSIPISRPRTVARKFASIARSQVKRKRQMAAREKKVTKTIFAILLAFIITWTPYNVMVLISTFCQSCVPDTVWAIGYWLCYVNSTINPACYALCNATFKKTFKNLLLCQYKNIGTR; this is translated from the exons GCTCCTCAGTCAACCAGTCCGGCGACCCGTCGGCCAACGAAAGCTGCAACCTGTCCGCCAACGACTCGTTGTTCTGCTCGCCAGAGGACAACGGCGCGGGAACCGGCAGTCCCTACAAGGCGGTGGAGATGTTTTTCATCGCCTTGGTCACCGGCTCACTTAGCCTTGTGACTGTCACGGGGAACATTTTAGTCATGCTCTCCATCAAGGTCAACCGCCACCTACAAACTGTCAATAACTATTTCTTGTTCTCATTGGCATGCGCTGACCTGATCATTGGGATCTTTAGCATGAATTTGTACACTGTTTATATCATCGTGGGACACTGGCCACTCGGACCCGTGGTCTGCGATCTGTGGCTGGCTTTAGATTACGTGGTGTCCAACGCGTCCGTGATGAACCTGTTGATTATCAGTTTTGATCGCTACTTTTGCGTGACCAAGCCCCTCACGTACCCTGCCAGAAGGACGACAAAGATGGCGGGCTTGATGATTGCGGCCGCCTGGATCTTATCTTTCATCCTTTGGGCCCCCGCCATCTTGTTCTGGCAGTTCATCGTTGGGCAGCGGACAGTGCCACCTGGAGAGTGTTATATACAG TTCCTGTCAAACCCTGTGGCGACATTTGGCACAGCCATAGCGGCGTTCTACCTTCCAGTCATAATTATGACCGTGCTCTACATCCATATCTCGCTGGCATCCAGGAGCAGGGTTTCCAAACAAAAACCTgacaaaaaggagaagaaaggaTCAAA AGCACCCGGTCTGACTAAGAGCCACATGTTGAAGCAGAACAACAATAATGAACCTAGTCCTCGGACCAGTCCCCGCTTGACCCCCAAGAGGAGTTTGGACTCGACGGCCACTGTTGAAGAGGCTGTGAAGAACGGCAGAGTGGGGGCAACCAAAGCAGATGGACAGCAGACGCCGGCTCAACCCAGTCCTGGGCTCACAACGCAG GAGGAAAAGGAGAGCTCCAATGATTCGTCCACCGCTTTTATTCCCCCAACAGAACCAAAGGCCAGCAAGGATGTAATACCTGAG gTTCCAACTAACTCCAACCCAGTTACAGCAAGTTTGACAGATCCCTCTACGTCTAAAATCAATTCTACCTCGAGGTGGTCCAAGATAAAGATCGTGACCAAGCAGGCTGGCGACGAATGCATCACGGCAATCGAGATCGTCCCGCCGTTGGAGGGCGCCGAGAGGCACTCCATCCCCATCAGCCGCCCCAGGACCGTCGCGAGGAAATTTGCGAGCATCGCTCGGAGCCAAGTGAAGCGGAAAAGACAGATGGCCGCCAGAGAGAAGAAG GTGACCAAGACGATCTTTGCCATCTTGCTGGCTTTCATCATTACGTGGACCCCCTACAACGTCATGGTGCTGATCTCTACTTTCTGCCAGTCGTGCGTTCCCGACACCGTGTGGGCCATCGGCTACTGGCTGTGCTACGTCAACTCCACCATCAATCCGGCTTGTTACGCCCTTTGCAACGCCACCTTCAAAAAGACTTTTAAGAACCTGCTGCTGTGCCAATACAAGAACATCGGCACCAGATGA